In one window of Mercurialis annua linkage group LG4, ddMerAnnu1.2, whole genome shotgun sequence DNA:
- the LOC126676838 gene encoding senescence-specific cysteine protease SAG39-like, with translation MASLRFLSIALFFIFANQCTSRKLHELTITERHDQWLAEYGKSYKNDEEKLKRFQIFKNNVEFIEKFNAGGEESYKLGINQFADLTNEEFRVSWTAYKRPVNSLMALTTTPFKYENVTDPPSTIDWTEKHAVTSVKDQGTCGSCWAFSAIGATEGLRKITKNDLTSLSVQELVDCDIKGEDKGCEGGSMEDAFKFIINNRGITSEIKYPYKGVDQKCDPKKVTSHVATITGYQKVPANSEEDLMKAVANQPVAVSIDAGSTTFQFYSSGVYRGTCGTEVNHGVLAVGYGHSNTAAKYWLVKNSWGKKWGEKGFIRMERNVQSKEGLCGIATDCSYPLA, from the exons ATGGCTTCACTTCGATTTTTATCGATCGCGCTCTTCTTCATTTTTGCTAATCAATGTACCTCCCGCAAGCTTCATGAGTTAACAATCACGGAAAGGCATGATCAATGGCTTGCAGAGTATGGAAAGTCTTATAAGAATGATGAAgagaaattaaaaagatttCAGATATTCAAGAACAATGTTGAGTTCATTGAGAAATTTAATGCTGGTGGTGAGGAATCATATAAGCTTGGGATTAACCAGTTTGCTGATTTAACTAATGAAGAGTTTAGAGTTTCATGGACTGCTTATAAGAGACCTGTTAATTCATTAATGGCATTGACAACGACACCGTTTAAGTATGAAAATGTTACTGATCCACCTTCTACAATAGACTGGACAGAAAAACATGCTGTTACTAGTGTCAAAGATCAGGGAACATGTG GAAGTTGTTGGGCTTTCTCCGCCATTGGAGCAACAGAAGGACTtcgtaaaattacaaaaaatgatTTAACATCTCTATCAGTACAAGAGCTTGTAGATTGCGACATTAAAGGCGAAGACAAAGGTTGTGAAGGCGGTTCAATGGAGGATGCTTTCAAGTTCATCATAAACAATCGTGGAATCACCAGTGAAATTAAATACCCATACAAAGGAGTTGACCAAAAATGCGACCCGAAAAAGGTGACTTCACACGTGGCAACAATCACCGGGTACCAAAAAGTTCCAGCAAACAGCGAAGAAGATTTGATGAAGGCCGTGGCTAATCAGCCGGTGGCTGTCTCAATCGATGCAGGTTCCACAACGTTTCAATTTTACTCCTCTGGTGTTTATAGAGGAACATGTGGAACTGAAGTAAATCATGGAGTTTTGGCCGTCGGATATGGCCATAGTAATACTGCAGCGAAATATTGGCTAGTGAAGAATTCATGGGGGAAGAAATGGGGAGAAAAAGGGTTTATTAGAATGGAGAGAAATGTACAGTCCAAAGAAGGTCTTTGTGGTATAGCCACAGATTGCTCATATCCACTagcttag
- the LOC126676878 gene encoding senescence-specific cysteine protease SAG39-like: MASFRFLSIALFFIFANQCTSRKLHELTIAERHDQWLAEYGKSYKNDEEKLKRFQIFKNNVEFIEKFNARGEESYKLGINQFADLTNEEFRVSWTAYKRPINSLMALTTTPFKYENVTDPPSTIDWTEKHAVTSVKDQGTCGSCWAFSAVGATEGLCKITKNDLTSLSVQELIDCDIKGEDKGCEGGSMEDAFKFIINNRGITSEIKYPYKGVDKKCDPKKVTSRVATITGYQKVPANSEEDLMKAVANQPVAVSIDAGSTTFQFYSSGVYRGTCGTEVNHGVLAVGYGRSNTAVKYWLVKNSWGKKWGEKGFIRMERNVQSKEGLCGIATDCSYPLAYFYLFCYYCFSNKFFLLI; the protein is encoded by the exons ATGGCTTCATTTCGATTTTTATCGATTGCGCTCTTCTTCATTTTTGCTAATCAATGTACCTCCCGCAAGCTTCATGAGTTAACAATCGCGGAAAGGCATGATCAATGGCTTGCAGAGTACGGAAAATCTTATAAGAATGATGAAgagaaattaaaaagatttCAGATATTCAAGAATAATGTTGAGTTCATTGAGAAATTTAATGCTCGTGGTGAGGAATCATATAAGCTTGGGATTAACCAGTTTGCTGATTTAACTAATGAAGAGTTTAGAGTTTCGTGGACTGCTTATAAGAGACCTATTAATTCATTAATGGCATTGACAACGACACCGTTTAAGTATGAAAATGTTACTGATCCACCTTCTACAATAGACTGGACAGAAAAACATGCTGTTACTAGTGTCAAAGATCAGGGAACATGCG GGAGTTGTTGGGCTTTCTCCGCCGTTGGAGCAACAGAAGGACtttgtaaaattacaaaaaatgacCTAACATCTCTATCAGTACAAGAGCTTATAGATTGCGATATTAAAGGCGAAGACAAAGGTTGTGAAGGTGGTTCAATGGAGGATGCTTTCAAGTTCATCATAAACAACCGTGGAATCACCAGTGAAATTAAATATCCATACAAAGGAGTTGACAAAAAATGCGACCCTAAAAAGGTGACTTCACGCGTAGCAACAATCACTGGGTACCAAAAAGTTCCAGCGAACAGCGAAGAAGATTTGATGAAGGCCGTGGCTAATCAGCCGGTGGCTGTCTCAATTGATGCAGGTTCCACAACGTTTCAGTTTTACTCCTCTGGTGTTTATAGAGGAACATGTGGAACTGAAGTAAATCATGGAGTTTTGGCCGTCGGATATGGCCGCAGTAATACGGCGGTGAAGTATTGGCTAGTGAAGAATTCATGGGGGAAGAAATGGGGAGAGAAAGGGTTTATTAGAATGGAGAGAAATGTGCAGTCCAAAGAAGGTCTTTGTGGTATAGCCACAGATTGCTCATATCCACTAgcttacttttatttattttgttattattgttttagtaataagttttttttattaatttag